From the genome of Pedobacter sp. MC2016-14, one region includes:
- a CDS encoding N-acetylmuramoyl-L-alanine amidase: MKFKFTLKKSLILLSLLCSAISPVLAQGYKVKTIVIDAGHGGKKPGAAGSFSYEKNVALQVALKLGKKFEKDMEDVKIILTRKTDVDVDFYKRAEIANDAKADLFISIHCNSMPDIRKITGYSYSKGKKVAKYSYVKNTTTSGTETFVAGSHRLNEQNVAIRENADIKLEKNYKQNYDGYDPNDPQTFILLSLFKNTFRDKSLKLANLFQRNYRNENNRVDRGVKEQGILILQRCGMPAVLTEIGFISNPAEEKYLNSDDGQDEIVSAIFNAVKTYRKETEIN; encoded by the coding sequence ATGAAGTTTAAATTCACATTAAAGAAAAGTTTAATTCTGCTATCACTGTTATGCAGTGCCATCTCACCAGTCCTTGCTCAAGGCTACAAAGTTAAAACCATTGTGATTGATGCCGGCCACGGTGGCAAAAAACCTGGTGCAGCGGGAAGTTTTTCGTACGAAAAAAATGTAGCCTTACAGGTAGCCTTAAAACTGGGCAAGAAGTTTGAAAAAGACATGGAAGATGTAAAAATCATCCTGACCAGAAAAACAGATGTAGATGTTGATTTCTATAAAAGGGCAGAAATTGCGAACGACGCTAAAGCTGATCTTTTTATTTCTATACATTGTAACTCTATGCCCGACATCCGTAAAATTACCGGATATAGCTACAGCAAAGGCAAAAAGGTGGCCAAGTACAGCTATGTAAAAAACACGACAACCAGTGGTACAGAGACCTTTGTAGCAGGAAGTCACCGTTTAAATGAACAGAACGTGGCCATCAGGGAAAATGCCGATATCAAGCTTGAAAAAAACTACAAGCAAAATTATGATGGCTATGACCCCAACGATCCGCAAACATTTATATTGTTATCTTTGTTTAAGAATACATTTAGAGATAAAAGCTTAAAACTGGCTAACCTATTTCAGCGTAATTACAGAAACGAGAACAATAGAGTAGATAGAGGTGTTAAGGAACAGGGAATTTTAATATTGCAAAGGTGTGGTATGCCTGCAGTACTTACGGAAATAGGATTTATCAGTAATCCGGCCGAAGAAAAATACCTGAACTCTGACGATGGGCAGGATGAAATAGTTTCTGCTATTTTTAATGCGGTGAAGACTTACAGAAAAGAAACTGAAATAAATTAG
- a CDS encoding MlaD family protein: MKIANETKVGILAAFSIALLIIGYNFLKGNAIFSSETVLYARYSHVDGLAVSKPVLINGFQIGRVDKLQLQPDGTILATLKIKGKYEIPKSSIARLESTDLLGSKAIVMNLGTGNDFAQDGDTLNANVEKNLMEAVQPVQKKAEAIIGKMDSILSSVNTILNPDFQKNVNKSFTSIAATLNSLEGTSKKVDGLVGTEGKRISAILANAEAISANLRNNNEKISAILTHIHTVTDQVAAANFKQTIENANKAVSDLQGIVTKVNNGQGTLGLLVNDTKMYDNLNNASKNLDNLIIDLKENPKRYVHFSVFGGGGKKDN, translated from the coding sequence ATGAAGATAGCGAACGAAACCAAAGTAGGCATATTAGCAGCCTTTTCCATTGCCCTATTGATTATAGGATACAATTTTTTGAAAGGCAATGCCATATTCTCCAGTGAAACAGTACTATATGCCCGGTATTCGCACGTTGATGGTTTAGCTGTCTCTAAACCTGTATTAATTAACGGTTTTCAGATTGGAAGGGTAGATAAACTCCAGCTGCAGCCAGACGGAACTATTTTAGCCACCTTAAAAATTAAAGGCAAATATGAAATTCCAAAAAGCAGCATTGCCCGCCTGGAAAGCACAGACCTTTTGGGCAGCAAGGCCATAGTGATGAATTTAGGCACAGGTAATGATTTTGCGCAGGATGGCGACACCTTAAATGCGAATGTAGAGAAAAACCTGATGGAGGCTGTACAGCCAGTACAGAAAAAAGCAGAGGCCATTATTGGTAAAATGGACTCTATCCTGAGTAGTGTAAACACCATTTTAAATCCAGATTTCCAGAAAAACGTAAACAAGAGCTTTACCAGCATTGCGGCTACGTTGAATTCACTGGAAGGTACTTCTAAAAAAGTAGATGGTTTGGTAGGCACAGAAGGCAAAAGAATTTCTGCTATCCTGGCAAATGCGGAAGCCATTTCGGCCAATTTAAGAAACAACAATGAAAAGATCAGCGCTATCTTAACCCATATTCATACGGTAACGGATCAGGTTGCTGCCGCAAACTTTAAACAGACCATAGAAAATGCCAATAAGGCTGTGAGCGATCTGCAGGGTATAGTAACTAAAGTAAACAACGGTCAGGGTACTTTGGGCTTGCTGGTTAACGATACAAAGATGTATGACAACCTGAACAATGCTTCTAAAAACCTGGACAACCTGATCATTGATTTAAAAGAAAACCCTAAACGTTATGTGCACTTCTCTGTATTTGGCGGCGGAGGTAAAAAAGACAACTAG
- a CDS encoding PhoH family protein: protein MNELKLTLESVDPAQFWGTNNEHYEIIKRAFPKLKIVARGNEVKVLGGDQELAAFELKFNQLIGRLEQYSSINASEVETILSVSSTEQSKEPLAEKTNHGTGEVIVFGTNGLMIKARTANQRRMVDSIVKNDVLFAIGPAGTGKTYTAVALAVRALKNKEIKRIILTRPAVEAGESLGFLPGDLKEKVDPYLRPLYDALDDMIPAEKLKLYLENRTIEIAPLAFMRGRTLDNCFVILDEAQNSTDLQLKMFLTRMGPSAKFIVTGDVTQIDLPKKQMSGLHNALRILDDIPGIEIIYLTGEDVVRHKLVKRILKAYGDIQ from the coding sequence TTGAACGAACTTAAACTAACATTAGAATCAGTAGATCCGGCTCAATTTTGGGGTACCAACAATGAGCATTACGAAATCATTAAACGTGCATTTCCAAAGCTCAAAATAGTAGCCAGGGGAAATGAAGTGAAGGTACTGGGTGGGGACCAGGAACTTGCCGCTTTTGAACTGAAGTTTAACCAGCTGATTGGGCGACTTGAGCAGTACAGTTCAATCAATGCAAGTGAGGTGGAAACTATTTTATCTGTGAGCAGTACGGAACAGTCAAAAGAACCTTTAGCAGAGAAAACAAATCATGGTACGGGAGAGGTGATTGTTTTTGGTACCAACGGACTGATGATTAAAGCCCGGACGGCAAACCAGCGCCGGATGGTAGACAGCATTGTAAAAAACGATGTTTTATTTGCCATTGGCCCGGCAGGAACCGGTAAAACTTATACTGCGGTAGCTTTAGCTGTACGTGCCTTAAAAAATAAAGAAATTAAACGGATCATTTTAACCCGCCCGGCTGTAGAAGCAGGGGAGAGCCTTGGCTTTTTGCCCGGCGATTTAAAGGAGAAGGTAGATCCGTATTTGCGTCCGCTGTACGATGCTTTGGATGACATGATTCCGGCAGAGAAATTAAAACTTTACCTGGAAAACAGGACGATAGAGATTGCCCCGCTGGCATTTATGCGCGGCAGGACGCTTGACAATTGTTTTGTAATTTTGGATGAGGCACAAAACTCTACTGATTTGCAATTAAAGATGTTTTTAACCCGTATGGGGCCATCCGCCAAATTTATTGTAACTGGTGATGTTACGCAAATTGATTTGCCTAAGAAACAAATGTCGGGCTTACACAATGCACTTCGGATTTTAGACGATATACCCGGAATAGAAATTATTTACCTTACCGGTGAAGATGTGGTACGCCATAAACTGGTAAAAAGAATATTAAAAGCCTACGGCGATATCCAGTAG
- a CDS encoding STAS domain-containing protein, translated as MKFSLDKHEKYVALKLNETKLTNENTPGLKSEFILLNAEGYRNIVLDLSAVKQCNDSQDLSCLLVGDRLCKSANGLFVVAGVTPCVAQLLEISNLDQNLNVVGNVEEATDLIFMDEIEKELLGSFDREN; from the coding sequence ATGAAATTTTCACTAGATAAACATGAAAAATACGTTGCGTTAAAGCTGAACGAGACTAAGCTGACCAACGAGAATACGCCGGGATTAAAGTCGGAATTTATTTTATTGAATGCAGAAGGTTATCGCAATATCGTTCTGGATTTATCTGCGGTTAAACAATGCAACGATTCTCAGGATTTGAGCTGTCTGCTGGTTGGCGACAGGCTTTGTAAATCAGCAAATGGTTTGTTCGTTGTGGCAGGTGTAACTCCATGTGTGGCACAATTGTTGGAAATTTCTAATCTTGACCAGAACCTGAATGTAGTGGGCAACGTAGAAGAAGCTACGGACCTTATTTTTATGGATGAGATTGAAAAAGAATTGCTGGGTAGTTTTGACAGAGAAAATTAA
- a CDS encoding D-2-hydroxyacid dehydrogenase, producing MIRILANDGIDPIGKSLLEEAGFVVDTETVPQDKLIEALQNYDGLTVRSATKVRKDVIDACPNLKLIGRGGVGMDNIDVEYAREKGIAVVNTPAASSLSVAELVFAHLFTGVRFLQDANRKMPLDGNTQFNSLKKAYAKGIELKGKTLGVIGFGRIGRETAKVALRLGMNVLAYDLFPHTGSLTLDFAGGVSVDIPVATVSLEEVIRNSDFITLHTPFAERPILAAAEFDQMKPGVGIVNCSRGGIINEQDLIDALDSGKVSFAGLDVYDNEPTPLAALLQHPKISLTPHIGAATNEAQERIGVELASLIIEHFNK from the coding sequence ATGATCAGGATACTTGCAAATGATGGGATTGATCCTATCGGAAAATCATTATTAGAAGAGGCCGGTTTTGTAGTAGATACCGAAACTGTGCCACAAGATAAATTAATTGAAGCGCTTCAGAATTACGACGGATTAACTGTTAGAAGTGCTACTAAAGTACGTAAAGACGTTATTGATGCCTGCCCTAATTTAAAATTAATTGGCAGGGGCGGAGTTGGAATGGATAATATTGACGTAGAATATGCCCGTGAAAAAGGCATTGCGGTTGTCAATACACCTGCGGCTTCCTCGTTATCAGTTGCTGAATTGGTATTCGCGCACTTATTTACCGGCGTAAGGTTTTTACAGGATGCCAACAGAAAGATGCCTCTGGATGGAAATACGCAATTTAACAGTCTTAAAAAAGCATATGCCAAAGGGATTGAATTAAAAGGCAAAACTTTAGGTGTGATAGGTTTTGGCCGGATTGGCCGTGAAACGGCGAAGGTTGCTTTGCGTTTGGGCATGAATGTGCTGGCTTATGATTTATTTCCACATACCGGAAGTTTAACCTTAGACTTTGCCGGTGGTGTTTCAGTAGACATCCCTGTTGCAACGGTAAGTTTAGAAGAAGTGATCCGTAACAGTGATTTCATTACCCTGCATACGCCATTTGCAGAAAGACCAATTTTGGCTGCTGCTGAATTTGATCAAATGAAACCAGGTGTGGGGATTGTAAACTGTTCGCGTGGTGGAATTATCAATGAACAGGACCTGATTGATGCCCTTGACAGCGGAAAAGTTTCTTTTGCTGGTCTTGATGTTTATGATAACGAACCAACGCCATTAGCGGCGCTGTTACAGCATCCAAAGATTTCGTTAACGCCACACATCGGTGCGGCAACAAATGAAGCACAGGAGCGCATAGGCGTTGAACTGGCCTCATTGATTATTGAGCATTTTAACAAATAA
- a CDS encoding ribonuclease Z yields the protein MKFEVTILGSSSATPVHNRNPSAQLLNCNEKFYLIDCGEGAQQQLMRLGIKASKIDHIFISHLHGDHYFGLIGLLSTMHLNGRIKPLKIFAPKALKDILEIQFLHSETDVRYPIEYVFTEANENALIFENADLTVETIVLNHRIPCTGFKFVQKKRLRKLIADKIEADQIPVAYYPMLKRGLDLNLPSGEVFLNADYTTDSAVPRTYCYCSDTLADGSYLKAIQNCDGLYHEATFTHDLLDRALQTHHSTALQAGEVAKAANVGQLIIGHFSSRYKVLQPLLDEAKSVFEHTQLAVEGITYKI from the coding sequence ATGAAGTTTGAAGTTACTATTTTAGGCAGCAGCTCGGCTACTCCGGTGCATAACCGTAACCCAAGTGCGCAGCTGTTAAACTGTAATGAGAAATTCTATTTGATAGATTGCGGGGAAGGTGCGCAGCAACAACTCATGCGGTTGGGGATCAAGGCCAGTAAAATAGACCATATTTTTATCAGTCATTTACATGGCGATCATTATTTTGGGCTGATTGGCCTATTGTCTACCATGCACCTCAACGGCCGGATTAAGCCACTGAAAATTTTTGCGCCAAAGGCATTGAAGGATATTTTAGAAATCCAGTTTCTGCATTCTGAAACAGATGTCAGGTATCCTATTGAATATGTTTTTACGGAAGCAAATGAAAATGCCCTGATTTTTGAAAATGCCGACCTTACCGTGGAGACCATTGTATTAAACCACAGGATTCCATGTACTGGTTTTAAATTTGTTCAGAAAAAGCGCTTACGTAAACTGATTGCAGATAAAATTGAGGCAGATCAGATTCCGGTGGCCTACTATCCGATGTTGAAACGTGGCCTGGATTTGAACCTTCCCAGTGGCGAAGTTTTTCTGAATGCAGACTATACCACTGATTCTGCTGTGCCACGTACCTATTGCTATTGCTCGGATACACTTGCAGACGGAAGTTATTTAAAGGCCATACAAAATTGCGATGGGCTGTATCACGAAGCCACGTTTACACATGACTTATTGGACCGAGCGTTGCAAACACACCATAGTACGGCTTTACAGGCAGGAGAGGTGGCTAAAGCTGCAAATGTAGGTCAGTTGATCATTGGACATTTTTCGTCGCGCTACAAGGTGCTGCAGCCTTTGCTTGATGAGGCGAAGTCTGTCTTTGAGCATACGCAGCTTGCTGTTGAAGGTATTACTTACAAGATATAA
- a CDS encoding S-adenosyl-l-methionine hydroxide adenosyltransferase family protein, with protein MAIITLTTDLGSKDFYQAALKGSILSILPTANIVDITHEVPSFNISYAAFVLKNAYPYFPKGTVHLIGIDSVFSEHSKYLAVKHHDHYFVGADNGIFSLLFQEQPEEVVELNIMQDLKYLHFPLVDIFVKAAVHLAKGSKLKDIGVPTAHVEERMLLNPVIERDMIRGSVIYIDTFCNVITNISKELFTKIQRNRDFTLYFRKSETITQLSWHYNEVPEGEKLCLFGISNHLEIAINKGKASGLLGLHLNDIVRIEFHS; from the coding sequence ATGGCTATTATCACTTTAACAACAGATTTAGGTTCCAAAGATTTCTATCAGGCTGCCCTTAAGGGCAGTATACTGAGCATCTTGCCTACAGCCAATATTGTTGATATTACACATGAAGTTCCTTCCTTTAATATTTCATATGCCGCCTTTGTACTTAAAAATGCCTACCCTTATTTTCCTAAGGGTACTGTGCACCTGATTGGTATAGATTCTGTATTCAGTGAACACAGCAAATATTTGGCGGTTAAACATCATGACCATTATTTTGTAGGTGCAGACAACGGAATATTCTCTTTACTTTTCCAGGAACAACCAGAAGAAGTAGTAGAATTGAACATTATGCAGGATTTAAAATACCTTCACTTCCCGCTGGTAGATATTTTTGTTAAAGCAGCCGTGCACCTGGCCAAAGGCAGTAAGTTAAAAGACATTGGCGTGCCAACAGCGCATGTAGAAGAACGCATGTTGTTAAATCCCGTAATTGAGCGCGATATGATCCGAGGCAGCGTCATCTATATCGATACTTTTTGCAATGTCATCACTAATATTTCTAAAGAGCTTTTTACCAAAATACAGCGAAACCGGGATTTTACACTTTATTTTAGAAAAAGCGAAACCATTACCCAACTGAGCTGGCATTATAATGAAGTACCCGAAGGCGAAAAACTTTGCCTTTTTGGGATCAGCAACCACCTAGAAATCGCCATCAATAAGGGCAAAGCAAGTGGTTTACTAGGCCTGCACCTCAATGATATTGTACGAATAGAATTTCATTCCTAG
- a CDS encoding N-acetylmuramoyl-L-alanine amidase produces MKNIPLGRPNLILIVIISIAVALTTVNQSFAQDYKIKTIVLDAGHGGKDGHTQGLYSTEKDVALKTVLRLGKAIETSLPDVKVVYTRTEDVFVPLYDRIGLANQVKADLFISVHCNDMPLERSSTITGYKKGKGGKKIPIYKSVYRKSTSTHGVETFVSGMGRMNEQDAVINRENAAIFLEENYKENYEGFDPSNPENSIILSLMKNTFRSQSLKLARMVQDQYVSKGRLNRGVQEKSLAVLARAGMPAILTEIGFISNPEEEDYLNSESGQIEVTECILNAIRNYKQSIEGRI; encoded by the coding sequence ATGAAAAATATACCATTGGGCAGACCAAATCTTATTTTGATTGTGATTATTTCTATAGCTGTTGCGCTAACAACTGTAAATCAGTCTTTTGCACAGGATTATAAAATAAAAACGATTGTTTTAGATGCTGGTCACGGGGGGAAGGATGGTCACACACAGGGCTTATATTCAACTGAAAAAGATGTGGCTTTAAAAACGGTTTTGCGACTTGGAAAAGCAATAGAGACCAGCTTACCAGATGTGAAGGTAGTATATACCCGCACAGAGGATGTTTTTGTGCCCCTGTACGACCGGATAGGTCTTGCAAATCAGGTAAAAGCGGATCTTTTTATTTCCGTTCATTGCAACGACATGCCACTGGAACGCTCCAGTACCATCACCGGCTATAAAAAAGGAAAAGGAGGAAAAAAAATCCCAATCTATAAATCTGTTTACCGCAAAAGTACCTCAACACATGGCGTAGAAACCTTTGTTTCTGGTATGGGCAGGATGAACGAACAGGATGCAGTTATCAACAGGGAAAACGCCGCTATTTTTCTGGAAGAGAACTACAAAGAAAACTATGAAGGTTTTGACCCTTCCAACCCCGAAAACTCCATTATCCTTTCTTTAATGAAAAACACCTTCCGCTCACAGAGCTTAAAACTGGCACGGATGGTGCAGGATCAGTATGTGAGTAAAGGCAGGTTAAACCGCGGTGTACAGGAAAAAAGCCTTGCGGTACTGGCCAGGGCCGGAATGCCAGCCATATTAACTGAAATTGGGTTTATCAGTAATCCCGAAGAGGAAGATTACCTGAATTCAGAATCCGGACAAATTGAAGTAACGGAATGTATTTTAAATGCCATTAGGAATTACAAGCAAAGTATTGAGGGAAGAATCTAA
- the serC gene encoding 3-phosphoserine/phosphohydroxythreonine transaminase gives MTHNFGAGPCILPQEVFKQASQAVLDFKDGLSILEISHRTSEFEGVVAETEKLVKELLNVPEGYSVLLLQGGASLQFAMVPMNLLPEGQTAAYLETGVWANKAIKEVKNFGTANVVATSKDANFTFIPKGYTIPEDSAYFHCTSNNTIYGTELFDFPETNVPVVCDMSSDIMSRVIDVSKFDLIYAGAQKNIGPAGLTVVIVKDEILGKSGRKIPSMLDYKVHIEGGSMYNTPPVFSIYVAMLNLRWLKSKGGVAEIEKENIAKAKALYAEIDRNPLFKGTCEVEDRSRMNVCFVMNNPELEKPFLKFAEENGVEGIKGHRSVGGFRASMYNALPITSVHTLIELMQIFAEKHQ, from the coding sequence ATGACACATAATTTTGGCGCAGGACCCTGCATTTTGCCTCAGGAAGTATTTAAACAAGCTTCACAAGCCGTTTTAGATTTCAAGGACGGATTATCTATTTTAGAAATCTCGCACCGTACCTCCGAGTTTGAAGGTGTTGTGGCTGAGACAGAAAAGCTGGTTAAAGAACTGTTAAACGTACCTGAAGGCTACTCGGTTTTGCTGTTACAAGGTGGTGCGAGTTTGCAGTTTGCAATGGTGCCCATGAATTTGTTGCCTGAGGGCCAAACAGCCGCTTACCTGGAAACAGGTGTATGGGCAAATAAAGCCATCAAAGAAGTTAAAAACTTTGGTACGGCAAACGTAGTGGCTACTTCTAAAGACGCTAACTTTACCTTTATCCCTAAAGGATATACCATTCCTGAAGACAGTGCTTATTTTCATTGCACTTCAAACAACACCATCTATGGTACAGAATTGTTTGATTTCCCTGAAACAAACGTTCCTGTAGTGTGTGACATGTCATCTGATATCATGAGCCGCGTTATTGATGTGTCTAAATTTGACCTGATTTACGCCGGTGCACAAAAAAATATTGGTCCTGCAGGTTTAACTGTAGTGATTGTTAAAGATGAAATTTTAGGCAAAAGTGGTCGTAAAATACCATCAATGCTGGATTATAAAGTACATATTGAGGGTGGTTCTATGTACAATACACCGCCGGTATTTTCTATTTATGTAGCCATGTTAAATTTAAGATGGTTAAAATCTAAAGGTGGCGTAGCTGAAATTGAAAAAGAAAACATAGCGAAGGCAAAAGCACTGTATGCCGAGATAGACAGAAATCCTTTATTTAAAGGTACCTGCGAGGTGGAAGACCGTTCCAGAATGAACGTTTGTTTTGTGATGAACAATCCAGAGCTTGAAAAACCATTCCTTAAGTTTGCTGAAGAAAATGGCGTAGAAGGCATTAAAGGTCACCGTAGTGTAGGTGGTTTCAGGGCTTCTATGTACAATGCTTTGCCGATTACGAGTGTGCATACTTTAATTGAATTGATGCAGATTTTTGCAGAAAAACACCAATAA
- the rpe gene encoding ribulose-phosphate 3-epimerase: protein MKHLIAPSILAADFANLQSDIEMVNSSAADWFHVDVMDGVFVPNISFGFPVLEAVKKYASKPLDVHLMIVNPDQYIARFAAAGADIITVHYEACPHLHRTIQLIHDAGCKASVALNPHTPVSLLQDILADLDMVLIMSVNPGFGGQQFIPNTYHKLRELKELSLKLNPELLIEVDGGVSMANISALREAGADVFVAGNAVFADASPVEMIATLKAASAASSSFI, encoded by the coding sequence ATGAAACATTTAATTGCCCCATCCATACTTGCCGCTGATTTTGCAAACCTGCAATCTGACATAGAAATGGTCAATTCCAGTGCTGCCGACTGGTTTCATGTTGATGTAATGGATGGCGTTTTTGTGCCTAATATCTCTTTTGGTTTTCCTGTTTTGGAGGCCGTAAAAAAATACGCGTCTAAACCGCTCGACGTTCATTTAATGATCGTAAACCCAGACCAGTATATTGCTCGTTTTGCAGCGGCTGGTGCAGACATCATTACCGTACATTATGAGGCTTGTCCGCATTTGCACAGGACCATACAGCTGATTCACGATGCCGGATGCAAGGCAAGTGTAGCACTTAATCCGCATACACCTGTTTCCTTATTACAAGACATTTTAGCCGATCTGGATATGGTGCTGATCATGTCTGTGAACCCTGGATTTGGCGGTCAGCAGTTTATTCCAAACACCTATCATAAGCTTAGAGAATTGAAAGAGCTGTCTTTAAAGCTGAACCCTGAACTGCTGATAGAGGTAGACGGAGGCGTGAGTATGGCAAATATTTCTGCGCTAAGGGAGGCTGGAGCTGATGTTTTTGTGGCGGGAAATGCCGTTTTTGCAGATGCCTCACCAGTAGAAATGATTGCCACCCTGAAAGCAGCGTCCGCTGCTTCATCCAGCTTTATTTAA
- a CDS encoding phosphoribosylaminoimidazolesuccinocarboxamide synthase, with amino-acid sequence MKAIKETNFNFPKQSSFYKGKVRDVYTIDNRFMAMVVTDRISAFDVVLPEAIPFKGQVLNQIAAKFLEATKDIIPNWVIAVPDEMVTIGRICEPFKVEMVIRGYLAGHAWREYSAGKRSVCGVSLPDGLKENDKLPEPIITPTTKAAVGHDEDISREDILAKGIVSLQDYAKLENFTQALYQRGTEMAAECGLILVDTKYEFGKVGDDIFLIDEIHTPDSSRYFYAEGYAQRQNDQEPQKQLSKEFVRKWLIDNGFQGKDGQQVPEMTPEIVASIAERYIELYEQITGDKFVKNESQDVLNRIEKNIVTEVSNLLAE; translated from the coding sequence ATGAAAGCAATAAAAGAAACCAATTTTAATTTTCCAAAACAGAGTAGTTTTTATAAAGGAAAGGTACGTGATGTGTACACGATAGATAACCGTTTTATGGCTATGGTGGTAACGGATAGGATCTCTGCATTTGATGTGGTACTTCCTGAGGCTATTCCATTTAAAGGTCAGGTACTGAACCAGATTGCGGCTAAGTTTTTGGAGGCCACAAAAGACATCATTCCAAACTGGGTAATTGCTGTTCCTGATGAAATGGTGACCATTGGTCGCATTTGTGAGCCTTTTAAAGTTGAAATGGTGATTAGAGGATATCTTGCTGGACATGCCTGGCGTGAATATAGCGCAGGAAAACGCAGTGTTTGCGGGGTAAGTTTACCAGATGGTTTAAAAGAAAATGATAAGCTTCCAGAGCCGATTATTACGCCTACCACTAAAGCGGCTGTAGGACATGATGAAGATATTTCAAGGGAAGATATTCTTGCCAAGGGCATTGTATCTCTTCAGGATTACGCAAAACTTGAAAACTTTACGCAAGCCTTGTATCAGCGTGGTACGGAAATGGCTGCTGAGTGTGGCTTGATTTTGGTGGATACTAAATATGAGTTTGGTAAAGTTGGCGACGATATTTTCCTGATTGATGAGATCCATACCCCTGATTCTTCACGTTACTTTTACGCAGAAGGGTATGCTCAAAGGCAAAATGACCAGGAACCGCAAAAACAACTATCGAAAGAGTTTGTGCGTAAATGGCTTATTGATAATGGATTTCAGGGAAAAGACGGGCAGCAGGTTCCGGAAATGACACCGGAAATTGTAGCTTCTATTGCCGAGCGTTACATAGAGTTGTATGAGCAAATTACCGGCGACAAGTTTGTTAAAAATGAAAGCCAGGATGTATTGAACAGGATTGAAAAGAATATTGTAACTGAAGTGAGTAACTTGCTGGCTGAGTAA